The nucleotide sequence CCGCAGAAAGACCGGCGCCGGCAACCCGCTCGCTGCGCAGCATTTTTCTAATCTCGTTCCTTGGCATTGGCTGCGTGCTCGCCCTGGCCGCTCTGGGGCTCCATTGGAAAATGAAAAAGAGAAAGCAGGTATGATCAAACAGGTTATACAGGAAGCACGGTTTCGCCAGTTCACCTTTTTTCTCAGCGCCCTGGCAGTCACCCTCGCCGTCGCACTGGTGGTCTTTTTTCTCACGACCAGCGAGGCGTCCAATCGCGAAACCATCCGCCTGACGCGCGATATGGGATTCAATCTGCGCATCGTTGCGGCGAACACGGATATGGATTATTTCTGGTTGCACGGCTTTTCGGATCAGCTCATGCCCGAGTGTTGGGTGGAGCGGTTTGTCCACTATCCCAAATTCTCCTTTGCCCATGTCACCGCTACGCTGCAGCAACGGCTGCAGTGGCGCGATAGGCAGGTGGTGCTCACCGGGCTGTCCCGCGAGATCGAACCCGGCGGCAAGGTCAAGACAGCCATAACCTATCATCTGGCGCCGGGACGCGTGATCATCGGGTATGGGCCGGCCAGCGCCCTGGACATTCACGCGGGACAGAGCGTGCGCATTCTCGACACAGACTTTTACGTGGAACGAACGCTGGCTGAAACCGGCAGCGAAGAGGACCAATGGATCTATATGAATCTGGAGTCCCTGCAGCAACTGCTGCACCTGAAGGGAAAGATCAGCGAGATCAAGGCGCTCAATTGCCTGTGCCTGACCACAGACCAGCAGGACCCCCTGCTGATGCTGCGCGACCAGCTCAGACAGGTGCTGCCTGATGCACAGGTGATCATGAACAAAACCATCGCCATGGCACGGGAGAGACAACGCCTGACCATGGAACGATACTTTGCCGTGCTGCTGCCGGCGCTGCTGGTCGGCTGCGGGCTTTTCATCGCCGCGCTGTCCATGATCAACGTGCGGGATCGGTCGCGGGAGATCGGTATTCTCCGCGCCATAGGATATGGATCCGGGCGCATCGTTGTTCTCTTTCTGGCCCGAGCCCTGTTGCTGGGGCTCATCGGCGGCCTGCTGGGATTTATCCTCGGTGTCCTGGCCAGCCTGCATTGGGGTCCCGGCGTGTTCAAGATAACCGGCAAAACCATTCTGCCCATGTACGATCTGTTAGTCTGGAGTTTGATCCTTGCCCCCCTGTTCGCCGCCCTGGCCGCGTCCATACCTGCGGCCTATGCGGTCAATCAGGACCCTGCCAATCTTTTGCGGGAAAACTGACCATGATGGAGTTGTTGCAGGTAGCTAAAGTCTATCAAAAAAATTCTCAACGCATCGCCGCTCTGGAGAACATCACGCTCAAAATCAACAAGGGCGAATTCGTCCTGGTCTGCGGTCCCAGCGGCAGCGGCAAAACCACTCTGCTGTTGACCCTGGGCGCCATGATTCAACCGAGCGAAGGCGCCGTGCGCTTTAACGGCCGGGAAATCCACCGCGCAACGGAGAAAGAGCGCACCCTCTTCCGCAGACAACACCTGGGATTCGTGTTTCAGATGTTCAACCTGCTGCCCTATATGACTGTGCTGGAGAATGTGTTGATGGGACAAGTGCTGCGTGAACCGGGGGATGAGGCTACAGCCAGGCAGTGGCTGGAACGATTGCATCTGCAGGACCGGCTGCAGCACAAGCCTGCAGAGTTGAGCGTGGGCGAGTGTCAGCGCGTGGCCATGGCCAGAGCGCTGATTAAAAAACCGCAATTGCTGCTGGCCGATGAGCCCACCGGCAACCTCGATCCAGCGAACGCCGGTCAGATTCTGGCAGCGCTGTCGGAATACCATCGCCAGGGAGGAACCGTGGTGATGGTGACCCATGGAAGCACAGGGATCATCCGCGCTGACCGGACGTTATATCTTGAACAGGGCAGATTGGTTGCTTGAAGACGGCTCTCCACCATGGGATGAATGAAAAGGCCGCAGGGTGCTGCTTGTTTTAAGCCGAAATAAACCAGACTGGATGAAGGTGCACACCTACTTTAGCCGCATACAAAATTCCGAAA is from bacterium and encodes:
- a CDS encoding FtsX-like permease family protein; this encodes MIKQVIQEARFRQFTFFLSALAVTLAVALVVFFLTTSEASNRETIRLTRDMGFNLRIVAANTDMDYFWLHGFSDQLMPECWVERFVHYPKFSFAHVTATLQQRLQWRDRQVVLTGLSREIEPGGKVKTAITYHLAPGRVIIGYGPASALDIHAGQSVRILDTDFYVERTLAETGSEEDQWIYMNLESLQQLLHLKGKISEIKALNCLCLTTDQQDPLLMLRDQLRQVLPDAQVIMNKTIAMARERQRLTMERYFAVLLPALLVGCGLFIAALSMINVRDRSREIGILRAIGYGSGRIVVLFLARALLLGLIGGLLGFILGVLASLHWGPGVFKITGKTILPMYDLLVWSLILAPLFAALAASIPAAYAVNQDPANLLREN
- a CDS encoding ABC transporter ATP-binding protein, which encodes MMELLQVAKVYQKNSQRIAALENITLKINKGEFVLVCGPSGSGKTTLLLTLGAMIQPSEGAVRFNGREIHRATEKERTLFRRQHLGFVFQMFNLLPYMTVLENVLMGQVLREPGDEATARQWLERLHLQDRLQHKPAELSVGECQRVAMARALIKKPQLLLADEPTGNLDPANAGQILAALSEYHRQGGTVVMVTHGSTGIIRADRTLYLEQGRLVA